One window from the genome of Drosophila albomicans strain 15112-1751.03 chromosome 2L, ASM965048v2, whole genome shotgun sequence encodes:
- the LOC117565148 gene encoding 60 kDa heat shock protein homolog 2, mitochondrial has product MLHLFRNPSVRRNALIASQLLRRSYAKDVKFGPEVRAMMLQGVDVLADAVAVTMGPKGRNVIIEQSWGSPKITKDGVTVAKSIALKDKFMNIGAKLVQDVANNTNEEAGDGTTTATVLARAIAKEGFEKISRGANPVEIRRGVMLAIDTVKDNLKKMSRPVNTPEEIAQVATISANGDNSVGKLISNAIKKVGRDGVITVKDGKTLNDELEVIEGMKFDRGYISPYFINSSKGAKVEFQDALLLFCEKKIKAASSIVPALELANSQRKPLVIIAEDVEGEALSTMVVNRLKVGLQVCAVKAPGFGDNRKENLADMAIASGGIVFGDDANLVRLEDVKVSDFGRVGEIVVTKDDTMLLKGHGQKPMIEKRVENLREAINETTSNYEKEKMQERLARLSSGVALLRVGGSSDVEVNEKKDRVNDALNATRAAIEEGIVPGGGTALLRCINKLNDIKGANEDQNMGIEIIKRAMRMPCMTIAKNAGVDGAMVVAKVEILDGDYGYDALKGEYGNMIERGIIDPTKVVRTAIIDAAGVASLLTTAEAVVTEMPLDDASPAGGMGGLGGMGGMGGMGGMGGMGGLGM; this is encoded by the coding sequence ATGCTACATCTGTTCAGAAACCCTTCAGTGAGACGCAACGCGCTGATTGCCAGTCAGCTGCTTAGACGAAGCTATGCCAAGGATGTTAAATTTGGCCCAGAGGTGAGGGCGATGATGCTGCAGGGCGTCGATGTGCTTGCCGATGCTGTGGCCGTTACGATGGGTCCCAAGGGACGCAATGTAATCATTGAGCAGAGCTGGGGATCGCCAAAAATCACCAAGGATGGTGTCACAGTGGCGAAATCAATTGCCCTCAAAGATAAGTTCATGAACATCGGTGCCAAGCTGGTGCAGGATGTTGCTAATAATACCAACGAGGAAGCAGGCGATGGCACCACAACAGCCACAGTGCTGGCTCGTGCCATTGCCAAAGAGGGCTTCGAGAAGATCTCACGTGGTGCGAATCCCGTGGAGATTAGACGCGGCGTTATGCTGGCCATTGACACGGTCAAGGATAATCTGAAAAAGATGTCGCGTCCCGTCAATACGCCCGAGGAGATTGCCCAAGTGGCCACGATATCGGCGAACGGCGACAATTCTGTGGGCAAGCTGATCAGCAATGCCATCAAGAAGGTGGGACGTGATGGCGTGATCACTGTGAAGGATGGCAAGACCCTGAACGATGAACTAGAGGTGATCGAAGGCATGAAATTTGATCGTGGCTATATTTCGCCATATTTCATCAACAGCTCCAAGGGCGCAAAAGTGGAATTCCAGGATGCGTTGCTGCTCTTCTGCGAGAAGAAAATCAAGGCGGCCTCTAGCATTGTGCCTGCTCTAGAGTTGGCCAACTCACAACGGAAGCCTTTGGTTATCATTGCCGAGGATGTTGAGGGCGAGGCACTCTCGACCATGGTTGTCAATCGTCTGAAGGTGGGACTGCAGGTGTGTGCCGTGAAAGCACCAGGTTTTGGTGACAATCGTAAGGAAAATCTCGCTGATATGGCCATCGCCAGTGGTGGCATTGTATTTGGAGATGATGCCAATCTTGTGCGCTTAGAAGATGTCAAAGTGAGTGACTTTGGACGCGTTGGCGAAATTGTGGTCACCAAGGATGATACTATGCTGCTGAAAGGTCATGGCCAGAAGCCCATGATCGAGAAGCGTGTGGAGAATCTGCGCGAGGCAATCAACGAAACCACATCGAACTATGAGAAGGAGAAAATGCAAGAACGTCTTGCCCGACTCTCCTCGGGCGTTGCTTTGCTGCGCGTCGGCGGTTCCAGCGATGTGGAGGTCAACGAGAAGAAGGATCGCGTCAACGATGCCTTGAATGCCACCCGAGCTGCCATCGAGGAGGGAATTGTGCCTGGCGGAGGCACTGCGCTGTTGCGTTGCATTAACAAGCTGAATGATATCAAAGGTGCCAACGAGGATCAGAATATGGGCATTGAGATTATTAAACGTGCCATGCGCATGCCTTGTATGACCATTGCCAAGAATGCGGGCGTTGATGGTGCCATGGTCGTGGCCAAGGTGGAGATACTTGACGGGGATTATGGCTATGATGCTCTTAAGGGTGAATACGGCAACATGATCGAGCGTGGCATCATTGATCCCACGAAAGTGGTGCGCACAGCCATCATCGATGCGGCTGGAGTCGCCTCACTTCTCACCACTGCCGAGGCTGTTGTCACAGAGATGCCGCTGGATGATGCCAGTCCAGCTGGTGGGATGGGTGGCTTAGGCGGTATGGGAGGCATGGGCGGAATGGGTGGCATGGGCGGTATGGGTGGTCTGGGCATGTAA